TTTCTTTTTTTATCACTGATATAAAGCTTTGTGAGAGATTCTAGCGCAAGTTTCACAAAATGCCGATTTTCTCCCACAAGTGGCATCATGTCGGTTATGGTTCCTATGCCTGCAAGGTCTGTTTCTTCCTCCAATTGTTCAAAAAACTGCGGGATTTTTTGGCATTGGTAAAAAAATAATTTTCTTTCGTCATCTAACGGAATATTGGTGGAAAAGTCTTCTGGGTAAGGATTGACAGCGCTATTAGATAAGTCTAATGTGCTTGCGGTTTCGTTTGAGAGTTTAATTCCATTTTGGAAATAGTGAACTACTTTAGAGCCATCTTCAGCTAAAATGGTTTTGGCATAAAGCTGGTTCCATTCAGAACTTTCATGGAATAAAATCGCAGTTACCAATTTAAAGGATAAGGCAGCTGTGCAGATTTTTTTTTCGGGGTATTCTGAGTCAGTGCGTCTTGGGTTAATGAGTGCGCAGTTTTTGGGAATACGAACGGGAACTTCGTGGTGGTCGAGGACAATCACTTGGATTCCAAGGGAAGTTAATTCATCAATTTCGTCTGCTTGGCTTGACCCAAAGTCAAGTGTGACTAGTAAATCGGGTTTTGCTTTTTTGATTTTAGAAACTGCTTCTTTACAGAGTCCGTATGGATCACTTTCAGAAGAAACCATCACTTCTAAATTGGCCGATTGGAATTCTGGATGTGCTTTTAAAAAGAATGCAAGTAAACAAGTGGAACTAACACCATCCGAATCTCTATCTCCATACAGTAAGATCTTACGATTGGATTTTGCATATGTAAGGAGTAGGGAAACTGCCTCACCAATGTCCGGAAGGGAAAAGGGAGAATGGAAACAAGAAAAATCAGATTGAAGGAGTTCTTTTGGGTGTGTGTTTTGGAAACCCTCCCTACGATCGACTAAATACCGAAGGATGGGTCTCTTAGAATCAACTTTGGTTCGAACTTCGGATAAATTTGGTCCGAAGTGAACCTTTGTTACATGATGCAATTGCCAATAATTTTGGAACCAAATTCCACTTCAAGACCCGGTGTTTTGATATCACCGACAACCTTTCCATTCTTTTTTAATTCCACTTTCTCTTTCGCATCGACATTTCCTTTCAGATTGCCAAGAACCACTAAACTTCCAACTTCCACATCTGCTTCTACATCACCAGTTTCATCGATGATGAGTTTACCATGGGAAGTAATGGTTCCTTTGAATTGGCCTTTGATTTTTAATGTTTGGTTGAAGGAAAGGGTTCCGCGAAACGTGATGTCGTCGCTTATAATTGTGTCTATCGATTCGTCTTTCATCAGTAGGGATAGTGTGTATTCATAGTACAGTTTTGGCAACTCTATCGTTTTCGGTGTTTTGAATTAAACGGAAAAAAGTTCATATTTTGAAGGGAATTCTCTTGTCTCACTGGTTCCATCTCTGAAACTGGGTCTCAAGAATAGGAAACAGCAGTGAAAATAAGACGCTTCTGGAAGTCTGGGTTCATCCTACTTCTAGCGGTTTTCATCAATCTAAATCTGGTTGACGACCGGTTTGTTTCGCCTCTCGAAGATTTGGACTTCCAATACCAATCTTACGAGTTGGAGGAAACGACCCGTGTGCTTTCTTCCTCTAAAGAATCCAATCAGGTTCTCAAACTCGTTCCAAACAAACGAGAACATTCCCTTGTCAAAATTTGCCTCAATCGATTTTCGATTTTGACGACAGAAACTGAATTTTTTACCGAAATCTCTATCTTATTTTTCTTTCTTTACCTACCTCCGCCATTTTTGGCGTAAACGTTGCATGTAAATTACGTCCATTCCCTGTAAAATTTTATAGGGTGGTTTCATATTTGAAATAGGTATTATGTTAGAAAAAATCATTCAGTTTTCCATCCACAAAAGAGCAACGGTTCTTGTGATCACCGCTGTCCTTACCCTTGTGGGTTTTTACAATGCACTCAATTTATCCATTGATGCGATTCCAGATGTGACAAACGTCCAAGTTTCAGCCGTTACTTCTGTGCCGGGTTTATCTCCCCTAGAGGTAGAACAATTCATCACGTATCCCATTGAACTTGAGTTTAACGGGATGCCAAAAGTCACAGAAATTCGATCCATTTCCAGAACGGGTGTGAGTTCGGTGACTGTTATCTTTGAGGATGGAACCGACATCTATTTTGCAAGGCAACTTGTGAATGAACGTCTGAAACAAGCCGAGAATTTTATTCCGAAATCCTATGGGAGACCAGAACTTTCCCCTATCGCTACAGGTCTTGGTGATATTTATGAATTTGCTTTAGTCTCAGAAAGTCATACTCCAGAAGAACTTCGAACGGTAATGGAGTGGGAAGTGGCTAGGCAACTACGTTCTGTCAAAGGGATCATAGATGTGAACGTTGTAGGAGGCGATGCCAAACAATTCCAAATCAAAATTGACCCCAAACGACTGTTATCTCATAATCTCACACTCTCCCATATCACAGAAGCTTTGGAAGGAGCCAATGTAAACTTAGGTGGAGGATACATCCAAAAAGGTGAGGAACAATTTGTCATCAGAGGAGAAAGCCAATTTAAATCCATCGATGATATTTCGCGTTTATCAGTTCGAACTTCAAAAGATGGAATCCCACTTACACTTGGTCAAATTGCTCGAGTGGAAACAGGACCTGCTCTTCGGTTTGGCCTCAGTACCATGAATGGCAAACGAGAAGTGGTAGGTGGGACTGCGATGATGTTACTTGGTAGTAACTCATTACAAGTTGTAGGCCGAGTGAAGGAAAAAATGAAGGAAATTGAATCAAGACTCCCACAAGGGATGAAGATCCAAGTGTATTATGACCGGTCTGAATTCATTGGTCGAACTCTCTCCACAGTGTTTACCAATTTAGTAGAAGCTGCCATCATCGTTTTAGTCTGTTTGATCCTAACACTTGGCACCGTCAAAGGTGCGTTTGCTGTGGCTCTTGCAATACCTGTTTCCATGATGATCGCCACCATTCTGATGAATGCCTTTGGGATTGTGGGGAACTTGATGTCACTCGGAGCACTTGATTTTGGACTCCTTGTGGATGGTTCCATTGTGATGTTAGAGTCCACTCTCCATGGATTTCTGATTCGAAAAAGTTTCCTTCTCTCCAAAACCTCAGCCCAGGACATGGAAGATGGAATGGAAGATGTGATCATGGAATCCTGCATCAAGGTAGTACGTGCTTCCGCATTTAGTGTGGGAATTATTTTACTCGTGTATTTACCACTGATGACACTGGAAGGTGTGGAAGGGCGGATGTTTCGTCCGATGGCAATTACCGTAGCGTTTGCGTTAGGTGCAGCGCTCCTTTATTCCATCACTACATTTCCAGCCCTCATGTCTTATATTTATAAAAAGCCCATTTTACATGAGTCCGCTTTTTGGGAAAAATTCCAAAACAAATATGCGGATATTTTAACCTATGGGATGAAATTCAAACGCCAGTTTACTTATGCCGGGATTGGAGTTGTTGTTATATCCTTTATGCTCGCCTCTACTTTAGGTTCCGAGTTTTTACCAAGGATTGATGAAGGTGAAATCGCTATCGATATCAAACGACTTCCTTCCACAGCAATCAATCATTCCAGGGATTTGAATTTGGAAATGGAAAAGGTGATCTTAAAGTTTCCAGAAACAGTGAGTGTTGTGTCGAGACAAGGCCGTGGTGAATCCGCAGCAGAACCGATTGGTTCGGAAGAAGGTGAGATGATGGTGAAGTTAAAACCCAGGAAGGAATGGGTCACCGCCAAAGACAGAGAAGAACTGATGGAGAAAATGAAAAACTCGATCAATCAAAATGTTCCGTCTTCTTACATCAGTTTGTCGCAACCGATCGAAAACCGTGTGAACGCATTGTTGTCTGGATCAAAGGCCGATATCGTGATTAAAATCTACGGTGATGATTTAAAAACATTAAAATCAATCGCAGATAATTATGCATCCAAAATCAAAAAGATACAAGGTGCCGCAGACTTACGAGTTCAAAAATTACTCGGTCTACCTCTGCTCGAGATCAAAATGAATCGTGGGAATATGGCACGTTATGGGGTAAGGGCGGAGGAAGTCCTAACAACCATCGAAACCCTACGTGTTGGGTTTAATGCGGGTAAGGTATATGAAGGATACAAACGATTTGATTTGATCGTTCGCCTTGATGCTGACGTAACCGATATTGGGGTCATTGAAAATGTTCCCGTTATGACTGAGTTAGGTGGCACGGTTCCATTGGGACAGGTTACAGATATCCAGATGACAGAAGGTCCTGCAGCATTGTATCATGAAGGTCTGAAACGAAGAATCCTTGTAGAGGTGAATGTTCGCGGACGAGATATGATTGGTTTTGTGAATGATGTACAAGCGGCAACAGAATCCATTGAAACAGGTTTACCTCAGGGGTATTATGTGGATTGGGGCGGACAATTTGAGAACTTCACTCGCGCAAAAAACAGGTTGGCGATTGTGATTCCCATTGCAGGTGCCATCATCTTTGGAATGTTATTCATTGCATTTGGAAGTGTTTATTATGCCTTAGGTGTATTTATTCTAGTTCCTTTGTCATTGTCAGGTGGGATTTTATCTCTTGTGATGAGAGGGCTTCCTTTCTCGATCCCTGCAGGGGTTGGATTTATTGCCGCAGCTGGTATATCAGTGTTAAACGGGGTTGTGTATGCATCTGCCTTAAAAGACCAATTAAAAATCACAAGAGATCCATCTATTGCCGTGGTTGAAGCTGCTGTTTATACTCTCAGGGCTGTTGCCACAACAGAACTTGTGGCCATCATTGGATTTTTACCAATGGCTATTGCTTCCAGTGCGGGAGCAGAAGTGCAAAGGCCACTCGCCACGGTGGTAATGGGTGGAGTACTTGTTGCGACTATATTGTCTCGATTTTTATTACCGATTGCATTTGAGTTTTTAGTCAAACTAGCACAAAGACAAGAACTTAGACAAATGGAACGAGAAAGAAAGATGAATGAATATTTTGTAGAAGAAATGAAAAAATACAAAGCATCCGATTCATTCCATTCTACTGATCATTCCCATGGAATTCATTTAGAAAAAGAAGTCCAAGAAGATGATGAAGATACAAAACAATCAAAACAAAATCAAAAAACAAAACGAAAGAGGACATAAATGAAACCAAATTATTACGTAGCACACCCTTGGCATGGATTGGAGTTAGGACCAAAAGCTCCTGATGAGTTAGATGTTTTTATTGAACTAACTCCTCAAGATACAGTGAAATATGAAATTGATAAAGCATCTGGTTTCATTCGTGTTGACCGACCACAAAAGTATAGTAACCGTTCTCCTACTTTGTATGGTTTTATCCCTCGCACTTTTTCTGGAGAAGCTTCGG
This sequence is a window from Leptospira ellinghausenii. Protein-coding genes within it:
- the recJ gene encoding single-stranded-DNA-specific exonuclease RecJ, with the translated sequence MHHVTKVHFGPNLSEVRTKVDSKRPILRYLVDRREGFQNTHPKELLQSDFSCFHSPFSLPDIGEAVSLLLTYAKSNRKILLYGDRDSDGVSSTCLLAFFLKAHPEFQSANLEVMVSSESDPYGLCKEAVSKIKKAKPDLLVTLDFGSSQADEIDELTSLGIQVIVLDHHEVPVRIPKNCALINPRRTDSEYPEKKICTAALSFKLVTAILFHESSEWNQLYAKTILAEDGSKVVHYFQNGIKLSNETASTLDLSNSAVNPYPEDFSTNIPLDDERKLFFYQCQKIPQFFEQLEEETDLAGIGTITDMMPLVGENRHFVKLALESLTKLYISDKKRKGLKELLKELKLNPNGITTKDLGWSIGPVVNAAGRMGKTEEAVSLLLSESESDAKVRAKLLLSINEERKERTKRNMDRVERYFARKPERTGKEVVYCYEPDMEPGVSGIVATRMVDTYKKPAIFIAPDNGDARGSVRSYGPENVLQLLESLSHHFLHFGGHPEAGGFSISIDQLPKFESELYDKAKLWLDEDSASNKVHLIETDFTVLPEEMGDKLLKEWKDLEPFGQGNPDIKLGIKNAKAIHLTPLSGGKHVRFHIVGSGSLKFMIWNKGEEFQNFMSKHGSFDLVGSLEENFYQGRKTLQFIVEWFGISESDGS
- a CDS encoding bactofilin family protein; translation: MKDESIDTIISDDITFRGTLSFNQTLKIKGQFKGTITSHGKLIIDETGDVEADVEVGSLVVLGNLKGNVDAKEKVELKKNGKVVGDIKTPGLEVEFGSKIIGNCIM
- a CDS encoding efflux RND transporter permease subunit — translated: MLEKIIQFSIHKRATVLVITAVLTLVGFYNALNLSIDAIPDVTNVQVSAVTSVPGLSPLEVEQFITYPIELEFNGMPKVTEIRSISRTGVSSVTVIFEDGTDIYFARQLVNERLKQAENFIPKSYGRPELSPIATGLGDIYEFALVSESHTPEELRTVMEWEVARQLRSVKGIIDVNVVGGDAKQFQIKIDPKRLLSHNLTLSHITEALEGANVNLGGGYIQKGEEQFVIRGESQFKSIDDISRLSVRTSKDGIPLTLGQIARVETGPALRFGLSTMNGKREVVGGTAMMLLGSNSLQVVGRVKEKMKEIESRLPQGMKIQVYYDRSEFIGRTLSTVFTNLVEAAIIVLVCLILTLGTVKGAFAVALAIPVSMMIATILMNAFGIVGNLMSLGALDFGLLVDGSIVMLESTLHGFLIRKSFLLSKTSAQDMEDGMEDVIMESCIKVVRASAFSVGIILLVYLPLMTLEGVEGRMFRPMAITVAFALGAALLYSITTFPALMSYIYKKPILHESAFWEKFQNKYADILTYGMKFKRQFTYAGIGVVVISFMLASTLGSEFLPRIDEGEIAIDIKRLPSTAINHSRDLNLEMEKVILKFPETVSVVSRQGRGESAAEPIGSEEGEMMVKLKPRKEWVTAKDREELMEKMKNSINQNVPSSYISLSQPIENRVNALLSGSKADIVIKIYGDDLKTLKSIADNYASKIKKIQGAADLRVQKLLGLPLLEIKMNRGNMARYGVRAEEVLTTIETLRVGFNAGKVYEGYKRFDLIVRLDADVTDIGVIENVPVMTELGGTVPLGQVTDIQMTEGPAALYHEGLKRRILVEVNVRGRDMIGFVNDVQAATESIETGLPQGYYVDWGGQFENFTRAKNRLAIVIPIAGAIIFGMLFIAFGSVYYALGVFILVPLSLSGGILSLVMRGLPFSIPAGVGFIAAAGISVLNGVVYASALKDQLKITRDPSIAVVEAAVYTLRAVATTELVAIIGFLPMAIASSAGAEVQRPLATVVMGGVLVATILSRFLLPIAFEFLVKLAQRQELRQMERERKMNEYFVEEMKKYKASDSFHSTDHSHGIHLEKEVQEDDEDTKQSKQNQKTKRKRT